A section of the Leptotrichia buccalis C-1013-b genome encodes:
- the prmA gene encoding 50S ribosomal protein L11 methyltransferase, whose translation MNWIKVKVDYVSDNLEETKVKLINMFDEIGIKQIEVIDYFSENELDYNANFSIKNDVWSIIGYIVDNRFANTKLNIIFNNLKEFQNENTEFMYEIYTAKCNDEDWQDEWKKYFHTVNITDNIVIKPSWDEYEPESNEIVIEIDPGLAFGTGTHETTSLCVEFLEKYVKGKEKLLDIGCGSGILMLIGKKLGVKKVVGIDIDEKVRDVVLENFSKNGINDDFEVIIGNLVDDVNGKYDLVVSNILVDVLEKLLEDIEKILEKGATVIFSGILNEKEEAFVKKAENYNLKQIDRREKNNWVSLVFKYENYLI comes from the coding sequence ATGAACTGGATAAAAGTAAAAGTAGATTATGTTTCAGATAATTTAGAGGAAACTAAAGTAAAATTGATAAATATGTTTGATGAAATTGGGATTAAACAAATCGAAGTAATTGATTATTTTTCTGAAAATGAACTTGATTACAATGCAAATTTTTCTATTAAAAACGATGTTTGGAGCATAATTGGATACATTGTTGACAATAGATTTGCAAATACAAAATTAAATATTATTTTTAATAACTTGAAAGAATTTCAAAATGAAAATACAGAATTTATGTACGAAATTTATACAGCTAAATGCAATGACGAGGACTGGCAAGATGAATGGAAAAAATATTTTCATACTGTGAATATAACTGACAACATTGTAATAAAACCGAGCTGGGATGAATACGAGCCAGAAAGCAATGAAATTGTGATAGAAATTGATCCAGGACTTGCTTTTGGGACAGGAACACATGAAACGACTTCGCTTTGTGTAGAGTTTTTAGAAAAGTATGTGAAAGGCAAGGAAAAATTGCTGGATATAGGATGTGGCTCGGGTATTTTGATGTTAATTGGGAAAAAATTAGGGGTAAAAAAAGTTGTTGGAATTGACATTGATGAAAAAGTTCGAGATGTAGTTTTGGAAAACTTTTCTAAAAATGGTATAAATGATGATTTTGAAGTAATAATCGGGAATCTTGTGGACGATGTGAATGGGAAATATGACTTGGTTGTGTCAAATATTCTGGTGGATGTTCTGGAAAAATTGCTTGAAGATATAGAAAAGATTTTGGAAAAAGGTGCAACAGTTATTTTTTCTGGAATTTTGAATGAAAAGGAAGAGGCATTTGTGAAAAAGGCTGAAAATTATAATTTGAAGCAAATTGACAGGAGAGAGAAAAATAACTGGGTGTCACTTGTTTTTAAATATGAAAATTACTTGATTTAA
- the cmk gene encoding (d)CMP kinase produces MIIAIDGPAGSGKSTIAKLIAEDLGLVYLDTGAMYRLVTLKALNEGILGDFEKIKKMLDNLNIDIKENGFYLDNVDVSDEIRKPIVSENVSDIAAIREVREKMVDLQRKFSESKNVILDGRDIGTVVFPNANVKIFLVADAKERANRRYKELVKKGENVKIEEIYENILKRDEIDSTRKESPLKKAEDAIEVDTTSKNIEEVKNEILNIYSKYFICV; encoded by the coding sequence ATGATAATTGCTATTGATGGTCCTGCTGGAAGTGGGAAAAGTACCATCGCAAAATTGATTGCAGAGGATTTGGGGCTTGTTTATCTTGATACAGGGGCAATGTATAGGCTTGTTACATTAAAGGCTTTAAATGAAGGGATTTTAGGTGATTTTGAAAAAATTAAGAAAATGCTGGATAATTTAAATATTGATATTAAAGAAAACGGATTTTATTTGGATAATGTTGATGTTAGTGATGAAATTAGAAAACCAATTGTTTCAGAAAATGTTTCTGATATTGCGGCAATACGTGAGGTTCGAGAAAAAATGGTGGATTTACAGAGAAAGTTTTCAGAATCGAAAAATGTTATTCTGGATGGACGTGATATTGGAACAGTTGTTTTTCCAAATGCAAATGTAAAAATATTTTTGGTTGCAGATGCGAAGGAAAGAGCAAATAGACGGTATAAGGAACTTGTTAAAAAAGGGGAAAATGTAAAAATTGAGGAAATTTATGAAAATATTTTGAAAAGGGATGAAATTGATTCCACAAGAAAGGAAAGTCCCCTGAAAAAAGCCGAAGATGCAATTGAAGTGGATACAACTTCTAAAAATATTGAAGAAGTAAAAAATGAAATTTTGAATATATATTCAAAATATTTTATTTGTGTTTGA
- a CDS encoding HU family DNA-binding protein codes for MSKKEFVDAYAKATGETKKRAEELVNQFLDTVEESLLKGDSVQFVGWGTFEVKERAARTGINPQTKEEIQIPEKKVVKFKVGKKLADNVAEGK; via the coding sequence ATGTCAAAAAAAGAATTTGTAGATGCTTATGCAAAAGCTACAGGAGAAACTAAAAAGAGAGCTGAAGAATTGGTAAACCAATTTTTAGATACAGTTGAAGAATCATTATTGAAAGGAGATTCAGTTCAATTTGTTGGATGGGGAACATTTGAAGTAAAAGAAAGAGCAGCAAGAACTGGAATTAATCCACAAACTAAAGAAGAAATTCAAATACCTGAAAAAAAAGTTGTTAAATTTAAAGTAGGTAAAAAATTAGCTGATAATGTAGCAGAAGGTAAATAA
- a CDS encoding 3-deoxy-D-manno-octulosonic acid transferase: MILYNLLRILLYFVIMILAIFNGKLLKFFKSRLFQKIGNDNFLNEEEEATLIHFSSVGEFNLSQELIEKILKSGENRKKEKVILSVMTDTGFSAVNKKYSENDNVKVFYFPLDDFFVLRKIYKKYKIKKTIIIETEIWPNLYYFAAKNGKLFIVNGRLTERKLKSYLKFNWFIKNTINRAEKIMVQSDFDKKRYEKLGISENKIKVYKNLKYSIKYNEISDEKKKYYFDTVLDKNKKIIVCGSTRPDEEKIWLEVLKKINQNNEYQLVLVPRHLERIGEIEKIILEKFSKKDYLLLTAIEKNKINLEAENKKEIVIIDKMGILTDFYQLADFVFVGGTLVNIGGHSILEPLFYGKKPIIGKYFQNIEEIVRDAQELGFIEVVENENEIIEYLKKSENVNTKRFFEKNNEIDKILNEIC, encoded by the coding sequence ATGATTTTGTATAATTTATTAAGAATATTGCTTTATTTTGTAATAATGATTCTGGCAATATTCAATGGGAAATTATTAAAATTTTTTAAATCACGTTTATTTCAGAAAATAGGAAACGATAATTTTCTAAATGAAGAAGAAGAGGCAACACTTATTCATTTTTCGTCAGTTGGAGAATTTAATTTGTCGCAGGAATTAATTGAAAAAATATTGAAAAGTGGAGAAAATAGAAAAAAAGAAAAAGTAATTCTTTCGGTTATGACGGACACAGGATTTTCAGCAGTAAATAAAAAATATTCTGAAAATGACAATGTAAAAGTTTTTTATTTTCCGCTCGATGATTTTTTTGTACTTCGTAAAATTTATAAAAAATATAAAATAAAAAAAACTATAATAATAGAAACAGAAATTTGGCCAAATTTGTATTATTTTGCCGCTAAAAATGGAAAATTGTTTATTGTAAATGGAAGATTGACTGAAAGAAAACTAAAATCCTATTTAAAATTTAACTGGTTTATAAAAAATACGATAAATCGCGCAGAAAAAATAATGGTGCAAAGCGATTTTGACAAAAAAAGATACGAAAAATTGGGAATTAGTGAAAATAAGATAAAAGTGTATAAAAATCTGAAATATTCAATAAAATATAATGAAATATCTGACGAAAAGAAAAAATATTATTTTGACACAGTTTTGGATAAAAATAAAAAAATAATTGTATGTGGAAGTACACGTCCTGATGAAGAAAAAATTTGGCTGGAAGTTTTGAAAAAAATAAATCAGAATAATGAATATCAATTAGTTCTTGTTCCAAGACATTTGGAAAGAATTGGTGAAATTGAAAAAATAATTTTGGAAAAATTTTCTAAAAAAGATTATTTATTATTGACTGCGATTGAAAAAAATAAAATAAATTTGGAAGCAGAAAATAAAAAAGAAATCGTGATAATTGATAAAATGGGGATTTTAACTGATTTTTATCAACTGGCTGATTTTGTTTTTGTAGGCGGGACACTTGTAAATATTGGGGGACATTCAATTTTGGAGCCGTTGTTTTATGGAAAAAAGCCGATTATTGGGAAATATTTTCAAAATATTGAAGAAATTGTGAGGGATGCGCAGGAACTTGGGTTTATTGAAGTTGTGGAAAATGAAAATGAAATTATCGAATATTTGAAAAAATCTGAAAATGTTAATACGAAAAGATTTTTTGAAAAAAATAATGAAATTGATAAAATCTTAAACGAAATTTGTTAA
- the trmB gene encoding tRNA (guanosine(46)-N7)-methyltransferase TrmB produces MENKIESIGKNGQKIEITEAEKEKREKIKKVNDEFKKINAEKSKIINEQEIWKYFFEKPKKNYNKYMYEMLEFPEYLMYNNKSVDKYREKWNEFFRNDNDIYLEIGCGSGNFTVGNAEKFKDRNYIALELRFKRLVLGARKSKKRNLHNILFVRKRGETILDFLGVNEISGVYINFPDPWEGEERKRVITESLFSKLDIVLKTDGKLFFKTDHEQYYKDVLELVDKLDNYKIIYHTSDLHNSEKASENIETEFEQMFLSKHNMNIKYIEIKKIK; encoded by the coding sequence ATGGAAAATAAAATTGAAAGTATTGGAAAAAATGGTCAGAAGATAGAAATTACTGAAGCTGAAAAAGAAAAAAGGGAAAAAATTAAAAAAGTAAATGATGAATTTAAAAAAATAAATGCGGAAAAAAGTAAAATTATAAATGAGCAGGAAATTTGGAAATATTTTTTTGAAAAACCTAAAAAAAATTATAATAAATATATGTACGAAATGCTTGAATTTCCTGAGTATTTGATGTATAATAATAAAAGTGTTGATAAATATCGTGAAAAATGGAATGAATTTTTCAGAAATGACAATGATATTTATTTAGAAATTGGCTGTGGAAGCGGTAATTTTACTGTCGGAAATGCCGAAAAATTTAAAGATCGAAATTATATTGCTCTAGAATTAAGATTTAAAAGGCTTGTTTTAGGAGCAAGAAAGTCCAAAAAAAGAAATTTACATAATATTTTGTTTGTGAGAAAAAGAGGAGAGACAATATTAGATTTTTTAGGTGTAAATGAAATTTCAGGAGTATATATTAATTTTCCAGATCCTTGGGAAGGAGAAGAAAGGAAAAGAGTTATAACAGAAAGTTTATTTTCAAAATTAGATATTGTATTAAAAACTGATGGAAAATTATTTTTCAAGACAGATCACGAACAATACTATAAAGATGTTTTAGAATTAGTAGATAAACTTGATAACTATAAAATTATTTACCATACAAGCGATTTGCACAATTCAGAAAAAGCAAGTGAAAATATTGAAACTGAATTTGAACAAATGTTTTTAAGTAAACATAATATGAATATCAAGTATATCGAAATTAAAAAAATTAAGTAA
- a CDS encoding methyltransferase regulatory domain-containing protein: MENKNTYNELLYKSNPFTYTVPALLEAQGKLFGLTPKDSRKARILELGSSFGGNIITQALYNPEAEFVGVDLTAEQVKKGNEVIEKIGLKNIKLIEKNILDINEDFGKFDYIIVHGVFSWVPDIVKEKIIKICNENLTEEGIAYISYNTYPGWKEADKIREMMLYANKYFPEVSQGDKVQRGKAFISIVAEQMKIYTDVAEKKGDFIKQIEGILNMQDYYVGHEQLENINDPMYLHEFVDMLRKENLQYISDVGLRLSIASVYNDSTIEKLQQLSQGDPVIKEQCLDYILDTKFRRSLICKSSQAEKLNFSETFPNDVLDSFLLTLKYTKEELETLNEENVKRIMLHLFETPHKSFTIPDAFKYWEENAKDEDKNEEKNNEVLANLRKFVLNSMINAKIKFYCSENEMVPYEENQVYIPEIFRNYIRTLIVGEGAGIIGIGNSRNEIINDMNNVDVIVADILSEPKTEEEAIKELSKTNIYRTMQDGEGVQITANEYFPESIKKLEFLGYFAKK, encoded by the coding sequence ATGGAAAATAAAAATACATACAATGAGTTACTTTATAAATCTAATCCATTTACTTATACAGTTCCAGCTTTATTAGAAGCTCAAGGAAAATTATTTGGATTAACACCGAAAGATTCAAGAAAAGCTAGAATATTAGAATTAGGATCATCATTTGGAGGAAATATAATAACACAGGCGCTTTATAATCCTGAAGCTGAATTTGTTGGTGTAGATTTGACGGCAGAACAAGTAAAAAAAGGAAATGAAGTTATTGAAAAAATAGGTTTAAAAAATATAAAATTAATTGAAAAGAATATTTTGGATATAAATGAAGATTTTGGGAAATTTGATTATATTATTGTTCATGGTGTATTTTCTTGGGTTCCTGATATTGTAAAGGAAAAAATCATTAAAATTTGTAATGAAAATTTGACAGAAGAAGGAATTGCCTATATTTCATACAATACATATCCAGGATGGAAAGAAGCTGATAAAATACGTGAAATGATGCTTTATGCAAATAAATATTTTCCGGAAGTTTCACAAGGAGACAAAGTTCAACGTGGAAAAGCATTTATTTCAATTGTAGCAGAACAAATGAAAATTTATACTGATGTTGCTGAGAAAAAAGGAGATTTCATTAAACAAATCGAAGGGATTTTAAATATGCAGGATTATTATGTTGGACATGAACAACTTGAAAATATTAATGATCCGATGTATTTACATGAATTTGTAGATATGTTAAGAAAAGAAAATTTACAATATATATCTGATGTTGGTTTAAGATTATCAATTGCAAGTGTATATAACGATAGTACAATAGAAAAATTACAGCAATTATCGCAAGGAGATCCTGTAATAAAAGAACAATGTCTTGATTACATACTAGACACTAAATTTAGAAGATCCTTGATTTGTAAAAGTAGTCAAGCTGAAAAACTTAATTTCAGTGAAACTTTCCCTAATGATGTATTAGATTCATTCTTATTAACATTGAAATATACAAAAGAAGAATTAGAAACTTTGAATGAAGAAAATGTAAAAAGAATTATGCTTCATTTATTCGAAACTCCACATAAGAGTTTTACTATTCCAGATGCTTTTAAATATTGGGAAGAAAATGCTAAAGATGAAGATAAGAACGAAGAAAAAAATAATGAAGTTCTTGCAAATTTAAGAAAATTTGTTTTAAATAGCATGATCAATGCTAAAATTAAATTCTATTGTTCTGAAAATGAAATGGTTCCTTATGAAGAAAATCAAGTTTATATTCCAGAAATATTTAGAAATTATATAAGAACTCTGATTGTTGGGGAAGGTGCCGGAATAATTGGAATAGGAAATTCCAGAAATGAAATTATCAATGATATGAATAATGTAGATGTAATTGTGGCAGATATTTTGTCGGAACCAAAAACAGAAGAAGAAGCCATAAAAGAACTTTCTAAAACAAATATATATAGAACAATGCAAGATGGAGAAGGCGTTCAAATAACAGCTAATGAATATTTTCCTGAAAGTATAAAAAAATTAGAATTTTTGGGATATTTTGCTAAAAAGTAA
- a CDS encoding mechanosensitive ion channel domain-containing protein, with protein MKTLQKFLELLELDNIIKFLKTNIFKLFIIYLIIKLGKVLKTRIEKILKIILEKSNVDKSVSSFLLSIYSILYYCILVYISIEILGINTTSITTFLGATGIVLGIAFKETLGNFCGGLIILTFKPFRVGDTIEYNNYIGTVKKIELFYTKMLNPQNELVIIPNGIVTNTEIRNIKENGERRLDLTIGVSYKSDIQKVKNILNKIVQEETMNEVEETEIKNNLLIKLQNTILENKNKSKINIFSMIFSGKKMREMEEEANKNSHNINDEELEENKTEIAEKKAADENKKLILASKAPVIGVGELSDSAIMFYVYVYTRSENYLTLKLKLNEKIKIEFDKEGIEIPYPQMDVHMINKTDIC; from the coding sequence GTGAAAACATTACAAAAATTTTTAGAACTTTTAGAACTTGATAATATAATCAAATTTCTGAAAACAAATATTTTTAAATTATTTATAATTTACCTTATTATTAAATTAGGAAAAGTACTTAAAACAAGAATAGAAAAAATATTAAAAATTATACTGGAAAAATCAAATGTTGATAAAAGCGTGTCTTCTTTTTTACTTTCAATATATTCTATTTTATATTATTGTATTTTAGTTTATATTTCGATTGAGATACTTGGAATAAATACCACTTCGATTACAACATTTTTAGGAGCAACGGGGATTGTTTTAGGGATCGCATTTAAAGAGACATTGGGGAATTTTTGCGGTGGGCTCATAATTCTTACTTTTAAGCCGTTTCGAGTTGGAGATACGATAGAGTACAATAATTATATTGGAACTGTTAAAAAAATAGAGCTATTTTATACAAAAATGTTAAATCCACAAAATGAGCTTGTAATTATACCAAATGGAATTGTTACTAATACTGAAATTCGTAATATTAAAGAAAATGGTGAACGTAGGCTCGACCTAACAATAGGAGTTTCATACAAAAGTGATATTCAGAAAGTAAAAAATATTTTGAATAAAATTGTTCAGGAAGAAACAATGAATGAAGTTGAAGAAACGGAAATTAAAAATAATTTACTGATTAAACTTCAAAATACTATTCTTGAAAATAAAAATAAAAGTAAAATTAATATTTTTTCGATGATTTTTTCAGGAAAAAAAATGAGGGAAATGGAAGAAGAAGCTAATAAAAATAGTCATAATATTAATGATGAAGAGCTGGAAGAAAATAAAACTGAGATAGCTGAAAAAAAAGCTGCTGATGAGAACAAAAAGTTGATTTTAGCTTCAAAAGCTCCTGTTATTGGGGTAGGAGAACTATCTGATTCTGCAATAATGTTTTATGTTTATGTTTATACACGTTCAGAAAACTATTTAACTCTTAAACTAAAGTTAAATGAAAAAATAAAAATCGAATTTGATAAGGAAGGTATTGAAATACCTTATCCACAAATGGATGTGCATATGATAAATAAAACGGATATATGTTAA
- a CDS encoding MBL fold metallo-hydrolase, whose protein sequence is MKIKRFLNDNAAQSNCYVISYENDCYVIDPGQEEMDEVIAYIRENNLNLLAILLTHGHWDHILGIPSILEYKEVPIYISEKGYDFLFNPELSLFAWREGKFELSSNAQIITLKENDKLGKNGKLSEDTSTNEIFNFEIIETPGHSRGDICYYDKANKMLISGDTLFAGSYGRVDLPTSDPIQMGKSLKKLMALDADVKVYPGHSFDTTIGQEKRYY, encoded by the coding sequence ATGAAAATAAAGAGATTTTTGAATGACAATGCAGCACAAAGCAATTGTTATGTGATTTCTTATGAAAATGACTGTTATGTTATAGATCCTGGTCAGGAAGAAATGGATGAAGTTATTGCCTATATTAGAGAAAATAATTTGAATTTATTAGCAATTTTATTGACTCATGGACATTGGGATCATATTTTGGGGATTCCATCTATATTAGAATATAAAGAAGTGCCGATTTATATAAGTGAAAAAGGATATGATTTTTTATTTAATCCTGAATTGTCGCTTTTTGCCTGGCGAGAAGGAAAATTTGAATTAAGCAGTAATGCTCAGATTATAACTTTGAAAGAAAATGATAAATTGGGGAAAAATGGGAAACTAAGCGAAGATACTAGCACTAATGAGATTTTTAATTTTGAGATAATTGAAACGCCGGGGCACAGCAGAGGAGATATTTGTTATTATGACAAAGCTAATAAAATGTTAATTTCAGGAGATACGTTATTTGCTGGAAGTTATGGAAGAGTGGATTTACCGACGAGTGATCCGATTCAAATGGGAAAATCTTTGAAAAAATTGATGGCATTGGATGCCGATGTAAAGGTTTATCCTGGACATAGTTTTGATACGACTATTGGTCAGGAAAAAAGATATTATTAA
- the dtd gene encoding D-aminoacyl-tRNA deacylase, with translation MKIIIQKVNFAKIFVNEKFKGEIGTGIVAYVGISNEDTEKDINFCIDKLINLRIFNDENNKMNLSLKDVNGELLVVSNFTIYGNTKKGRRPSYTDSAPAEKAYKIYDLFLKKLEEVDTRVETGEFGEYMKIVSENDGPVNLIIDSQ, from the coding sequence ATGAAAATTATAATTCAAAAAGTAAATTTTGCAAAAATATTTGTGAATGAAAAATTTAAAGGAGAAATTGGTACAGGAATAGTTGCATATGTTGGGATTTCTAATGAAGATACTGAAAAAGATATTAATTTTTGTATTGATAAATTGATTAATTTACGAATTTTTAATGATGAAAATAACAAAATGAATTTGTCGTTGAAAGATGTAAATGGAGAATTGCTTGTTGTCAGCAATTTTACTATTTATGGAAATACAAAAAAAGGAAGACGTCCAAGTTATACTGATTCAGCACCTGCAGAAAAAGCATACAAAATTTATGATTTATTCCTAAAAAAATTGGAAGAAGTGGATACTAGGGTAGAAACGGGAGAATTTGGAGAATACATGAAAATTGTTTCAGAAAACGATGGACCTGTAAATTTAATAATTGATTCACAGTAA
- a CDS encoding NlpC/P60 family protein yields MMRKSTFTMACMLLTVGCTGLQTNGNKNESKKKDNFSNNNNGNENITIEIVGNNGKEEKVINTQIENSTNERGDTENIEISATEDLENSNNELNQKIDNLKVTKLFDENMMVDRSMPNSQLVLQKLSGLKRKHQEILKNGTESQKKTVALQNQLLKSYSHWKGTKYALGGDSATGIDCSALTRRVYREVYGYELPRKTDQQIKIGSHVSKENLKPGDIVFFRPDEKNNHTAVYLGDTLFINASTSKGVVISTLENTYWNKYFKYGVRVRTV; encoded by the coding sequence ATGATGAGAAAATCAACTTTTACAATGGCTTGCATGTTATTGACTGTAGGTTGTACAGGATTACAGACAAATGGAAATAAAAATGAGAGTAAAAAAAAGGATAATTTTTCAAATAATAATAATGGAAATGAAAATATTACTATTGAAATAGTGGGAAATAATGGGAAAGAAGAAAAAGTAATTAATACTCAAATAGAAAATTCTACTAACGAAAGAGGAGATACAGAAAATATTGAAATTTCGGCAACAGAGGATTTAGAAAACAGTAATAATGAATTAAATCAAAAAATAGATAATTTAAAAGTTACAAAATTATTTGATGAAAATATGATGGTTGATCGTTCAATGCCAAATTCTCAATTAGTATTACAGAAGTTATCTGGACTAAAAAGAAAACATCAAGAAATATTAAAAAATGGAACGGAAAGTCAAAAGAAAACTGTAGCATTACAAAATCAGTTATTAAAGTCGTATAGTCACTGGAAAGGAACAAAATATGCACTTGGAGGAGATTCTGCAACTGGAATTGATTGTTCAGCATTAACACGTAGAGTTTATCGTGAAGTATATGGATATGAATTGCCAAGAAAAACTGATCAGCAAATAAAAATTGGTTCACATGTTTCAAAAGAAAATTTGAAACCTGGAGATATTGTGTTTTTTAGACCAGATGAAAAAAATAATCATACAGCAGTTTATTTAGGAGATACACTTTTTATTAATGCATCAACATCTAAAGGAGTTGTAATTTCTACATTAGAAAATACATATTGGAATAAATATTTTAAATATGGAGTAAGAGTTAGAACAGTTTAG
- a CDS encoding aspartate-semialdehyde dehydrogenase → MKNYKVAIIGATGLVGRMFLKVLKERNFPVEKLYLYASPSSAGKKIEFNGTEYTVMELKDETIADDIDVALFSAGGGVSLEYAPKFKAKGAVVIDNSSAWRMDENIPLIVPEANPEALENHPGIIANPNCSTIQVMPVLKVLQEKYGLKRVIYSTYQAVAGSGQKGIEDLEANLKGEPSKGYPHQIAFNALPHIDVFLDNGYTKEEEKMINETRKILNLPDLKVTATCVRVPVRYGHAVSVNVELEKPFELEDVIRAFEEKEGIIVQNDGKNNVYPMPINAQGTDEVYVGRIRKDFSADNALNLWVVADNIRKGAATNTVQIAETLIKKGAL, encoded by the coding sequence ATGAAAAATTACAAAGTGGCAATCATTGGAGCGACTGGACTTGTTGGAAGAATGTTTTTAAAAGTATTAAAAGAAAGAAACTTTCCTGTGGAGAAATTATATCTTTATGCTTCACCAAGTTCGGCAGGAAAAAAAATTGAGTTTAATGGAACAGAATACACTGTTATGGAATTAAAAGATGAAACAATAGCAGATGATATTGATGTGGCTTTATTTTCGGCTGGTGGAGGAGTATCACTTGAATATGCTCCAAAATTTAAGGCAAAAGGTGCAGTTGTTATAGATAACAGCAGTGCTTGGAGAATGGATGAAAATATTCCGTTAATAGTTCCTGAAGCAAATCCTGAGGCACTGGAAAATCATCCAGGAATTATTGCGAATCCAAACTGTTCTACAATTCAGGTAATGCCTGTATTAAAAGTTTTACAAGAAAAATATGGATTGAAAAGAGTAATTTATTCAACTTATCAGGCTGTGGCAGGTTCTGGACAAAAAGGAATTGAGGATTTGGAAGCTAACTTGAAGGGAGAGCCATCAAAAGGGTATCCACATCAAATTGCATTTAATGCATTGCCGCACATTGACGTTTTCTTGGATAATGGATATACAAAAGAAGAAGAAAAAATGATTAATGAAACTAGAAAAATATTAAACTTACCAGACTTAAAAGTAACTGCGACTTGTGTAAGAGTGCCAGTTAGATATGGGCATGCAGTGTCAGTAAATGTGGAATTGGAAAAACCGTTTGAATTAGAAGATGTAATTCGTGCATTTGAGGAAAAAGAAGGAATTATAGTGCAGAATGACGGTAAGAACAATGTTTATCCAATGCCAATAAATGCTCAAGGTACTGATGAAGTTTATGTCGGAAGAATTAGAAAAGACTTTTCGGCAGATAATGCTTTAAATTTATGGGTTGTAGCAGATAACATAAGAAAAGGTGCAGCTACAAATACAGTTCAAATTGCTGAAACTTTAATAAAAAAAGGAGCATTATAA